AAGGTTATCTTCATTATCGGTCTTTAGGAGGATTAGGATTCTTGCGTCTTCTATGGTAtctaaaagaggaaaaaaagggtgCAGTGAGTGCAGCTGTGGACAGGCTTTATTTTCGTGGTATTTCTGCCCCCAGTGAGTGATCAGAGGTTACACAAAGAAGTGAAATACAAGATACATGAACACAATTCATCACCACTCATTAGATGTCATCTCTGTTGTTTGTGGAGTTACATAATGCTACTCATCTCTATTGCTACATCTGCTACAAGCACGCAATAATCCAATCAGTTCTACAGCTGAATAGGCACAAAGGCTGCTGTTTATTCTTAATCCTTTGtgtgaatttaattttattacatGGTCAGCCTTGCCTTTGGCTAAAACGATTGCTATAGAACAAAGATGTTCAAAGGAACTAGCCATGCCAGACTGTATGTTAAATAGTGtaatattttgcagaaaaactgaaaaacaaattcttcAGAACAAAAAATGATCCATACTTTCCTCTTAATTATGCATGCTAAACAAGGCAGATCCTGTCTGATCTTCATCAAACCGACAGCTGCCCTTTGGTCATAAAAGTCCTACTGCTCCACTCCTTACATCTACTCCCAAACCACATTAATTAAGAAGTTTCTGtggacaacaacaacaaaatttgCCTGCATTATGTCTCCACAGCTGTAAAATTAACAGCTATCAAAAGATGGTATAACATGGAGTAGAAGGCAGTAACACACCAGAATGCTGCTTGTTGACATTAGTGTACCTGAATGTCCAGAGTTCTTTAAGATCAGTCATGTATATGTgcacctctcctcctcctcctcaacTTCTGAATACAAGGCACACTAAAGAGAACTTTTCaccatttcaaatgaaaaaccTCTACTAACTCTTAACTCTGAGAATCATCCCATTGAGGTTGCTAAGAAATAGGCAATGCATATTTCCAAATTGTATTTGGTTATGTTCATTGAGGGTATTTTATATACTAGATTCTGTTATGGAACTTTAGTAAATGACTTGAAGCAGTACCTAACTGGATGTGCAAGAAATTTCTACACTGTcacatattttacaaaaaaaggTGGCAAAGTCTATCAAAAGAGCAATGTTAAAAAATCCCCTCATTAAATACAGTCTTCTATCTACCCAACACTGCACTGAAAATTTTATGTAGTAGCCCAAATACTAGAAGTATCTCATGTGACATGACTCACCAGGTTGAATCTGGTCATTAAATTATTCCTGTATCTTCCTTTACTTCCAAAAGGAACAAACAAATcgaaaaagaaaatacttactGTCCCACAGGATACCAGCGATGTTTTGTTGTGTAAAACATTTTGCTGAGCTCTTCAATCGTAGGACCTCTACTATTCTTTAGCTCTTTTTCATTCAATCTGGATTTTAAAACTTGATCaaggttttcttctttattattCACTGGATCTGGCCGTGGTATGGGCTAGCAAAACAGTAATGTATATAATGTATGTCCTGTTTCTCCTTGTTTTAATTAACTGACAATGTCAAAAAGCCAAGCTATATAAAAGTAATTCATAATGCTATCTAACAGCTGAAACcaaaaaaacatagaaaatacCTGCAATTGCACTGGCTGTTTATTGTCCCcaccatcccaccccaaatGAAACACACATCTATTCACCCTAGGTGCTACCCCTACCCCTACAACCAGTGTTCTTGTAGCATTGTTGCAGATCTCAATCTTACAATTCACTAGCTGAATCATCAGCTTCAGTTCTACTAACACAAAACCATCCACACTATTCCCAGTCAGAATTTTAGTCATggcaaatgaataaaaatatcttttagaGGACATGTACCTTTGAGAAGAATGTCACTTCCTACTTTTTTTATGCAAGAGCTAAGACCAAGTTGTTTGTTTTCAATTGGAAACATAACTACTATCactattacaaatatttttccttattttagcCTTTTACACCTGTTTTTCTTGAGGTATGTGCaactgacatttaaaaatacttctatgTAACTTGCAGGCAAAAAGTGCTAAAATGGTTTAGGTTTCAATGGAGAATTTTCACATTGGCTACTTCAGCaaggcagctgccagctgcagtaTTTTACTAGCACGTGAGAACtggaaatttaaacaaaaagtgTACACTAGAAAAATTTATCTAGGTGTTAAAACACAATGCTAGATTTACTTCTGTCAATGTAAAGAACACACTGAAAGTACTATTGATagataaaaatcaatatttaaagTTCTTTGTGGCTTTTATGAACTCAGTGCTGAATGGATTTAAAAGTTCTGGTTGAAAATAGTAGCAGCagtatttttttgtattctcTTGTCCGGTAGGACATGTGAGCCATAACCTGCATTCCAATCACCCCCTCCGAGTAGTACCCACATAGACAGACACTATTTTCTCTGCAGTGCGAAAGTGTTCTAGTGCCATGTTTACTTCTATTAGAGTTACTGTATGCTGTGATATCTAAGCTTTTCTTACTCTGCAACCTTCCCTCAATTCAACTAAGAGTAAATTCCTCCTAGTGGAAGCAGCTATAAAAGTAATTTACTTCACAGATCACGTACtaaaaagtatttctaattGAAAGGATGCTTTAAAGACTCAAACCTATGAAGTACTAAATGACTTTATAAGAGTAAGAAATATAAATGTACTTGGACATACTTTTGTATGCTCGTATGGAATCTCAAGCGAAGGATGGTAGCAGACAATTGTCTTTGAATCGGACGTCACTGCAAGTTCCACTTtgctacaaaaaaaccccaaaaaactcatAACTTTCAGAAGTACTGAACAACTGAGCAGCCCAAGTCCCAAAGAAAACGGGATTTGACCCTGCATTTATGAATTATTCATAATCTTCTATAAAGTAAGGGTCATAAATATTCGATCCAAACcaacaattttttatttcctcagtcatcttcctttttctttttcaatggagaggaaaaaagggctaaaataaattcttaaaataGCTGGAAATATgagttggaaaagaaaatcttaaatACTTAAACAGTTGCATTTAAAACTCTAAGCAGATGGAGATAATGATCTCTAAGACAACATGCCTTTATAAGATGTATGGCATCTGTAATGAAATTACAGGAAACAAAGCCAAGTTTGGGGTTCCAAATTTTCTATTATGTAAAAACTTATGAACAAGAAGTCATACTGAGAGTTTCATTGTGAGAATATAACTTTTCtcaccttccttccccttcccatgACACACTAATAAGCTTCCTAAAACTGTGGATAACATGAATTCAGTGTTTCTCACTTtatcattttttcccatttctacATAGGTTTcccatgcagcagcacaaaaataCCTGGACTTTGTCTTAACAAGCAAGCATCAATGGAAATGACTACTCTAAGCTAATTTTGCTCTTTCACAAGCAAAACTGCAGGGGTACTGGGGGTCATCAACATATTTAGAACAAGTTCTGCATGACTTTTCATCACATTGAAACATTAACTTCACAGTCATTACTATCAAAAACAGTACTTTAGCTGAAATTATTACATATATCTAATACTAGCAAGAGATGTGTTTGATATATTATATGATGAGTTGatggcagagagagagagaggagccCTGGAATAAGCATTCCATGAAAAGGCCACACATCAAAGCACGTTTACATACCAATTGTAGTCTTCAGGGAGAACTGAGTATGTAGATTTACGGCAAGCATGATATACAGCTCCATCTGCAATAAAAACCCAAGAACTCTGACATAGAAAcaaccagagctgtgcccaaTTAAGAATGTTTacaatttcaattttctttctgtttcaagtCTTAATCAGGGATTATAATCGTATTCAGTTTTAGaataacaaaacccaaataCTGTCTAAATAGAAGTTAGTTTTAGTACATAGCTTTCTAGCTGCAATCAAAAAAACACAGCATGCAGGCAGCTATGACTACCTTCCcagtttcattattttcctgagTTAAACCAATATATGAAGAAAATACCTATAGAATTCACCATTTAGAAATATCCTTTATACATGTAAAGACCATTACCTTATGACTTTGAGGCAAGATCATAATTTCATTCACAGCAGTATTTATTATAAAAACCAAAAGGAGGGGCTCTGACTGGGTATGTAGAGAAATGTTTTCCTCATGAGGACAGCCAACCAGGGAGACTGAGATCCAGGCAGGTTTGTGAGTTCTCTGTCCTTGGAGATTTCAAAGACCCTGcaagccctgagcaacctgatgcGACTGCAGAGCTGACTCCTGCTTTGACCAGGATCACAGACTACTCAAAGTCCCTTCCCTATGGTTTGATTCCCATTTTTTTATAGAGtcatagaataatttaggttggaaaagactgtTAAGATCATAGAGTCCAAACACAAGCCTAATATAAGGTATTCAATAGCCCCTCACACAAGAATCATCCTGCAGACATTGCCTTCCACAACAATGCAGGTATGCACACCTAaggcagtgcctggagctgaCTTCTACCAAGAACCCCTTTGCTTTATTGCTGGAACCTGACACAAATCCACAGGAAGTTTCTGTGTCCACTGAAGCTTTTTCAACAACTTCGCTTTTAGAACAGAATTATGATCACAAGAAACAAGTCTTCACACATTCTGAGCTTTCTGCTAAGTCATAAAAAGGTTTCAACTTTATttgacattattttatttagacTATCTTTTAATACAAATAGGATTCTTcatggctgctcctggcagagggAGAGAGCATTCATTGTGTCAAGACTGCGAAGACTGAAAAAACGAAGAAGAAACTTTTGTGTAGCTATTTTCctcttagaaatattttagattcAAATTCTTAAATTCAGAATTA
This genomic interval from Catharus ustulatus isolate bCatUst1 chromosome 4, bCatUst1.pri.v2, whole genome shotgun sequence contains the following:
- the MRPL42 gene encoding 39S ribosomal protein L42, mitochondrial; the protein is MAMSLRTAWSSLFWMHSVATCKQLPLQNGAVYHACRKSTYSVLPEDYNCKVELAVTSDSKTIVCYHPSLEIPYEHTKPIPRPDPVNNKEENLDQVLKSRLNEKELKNSRGPTIEELSKMFYTTKHRWYPVGQYHRRRKNPNPPKDR